One genomic region from Pyrobaculum islandicum DSM 4184 encodes:
- a CDS encoding alpha/beta hydrolase family protein: protein MPKALAFHGRGSSPENILWLIQPLQETGHEVVAPQIRDVEDGYETGLKELPVAIAAGHSMGGTVALLLAAKNPGAVGCVVAIAAPVDRRLQLQYMLQSGDPYLNKLANELAALGNKLEQTSPSRFIGSGMPPVLYIRGTKDRVVPRTQIDILAGLSDKFNFPLEVVEIENMGHSPQTPEHQKAIADAIKRFIAHCSQDRRK, encoded by the coding sequence ATGCCGAAAGCGTTGGCTTTCCACGGACGCGGAAGTTCTCCAGAGAATATCTTGTGGTTAATACAACCTCTACAGGAGACCGGACATGAGGTCGTGGCGCCTCAGATTAGGGACGTAGAAGACGGCTATGAGACTGGTCTTAAGGAGTTGCCTGTAGCCATAGCAGCTGGCCACAGCATGGGCGGAACTGTGGCATTACTTCTTGCAGCTAAGAATCCTGGCGCCGTCGGATGTGTAGTAGCTATCGCGGCGCCTGTAGACAGAAGGCTGCAACTTCAGTATATGCTTCAGTCTGGAGACCCCTACCTGAATAAACTAGCAAACGAATTAGCTGCACTGGGAAATAAGCTTGAACAAACATCTCCTTCGCGTTTTATAGGTAGCGGTATGCCGCCTGTACTTTATATAAGGGGGACAAAAGACCGTGTAGTCCCTAGAACGCAAATAGATATCTTAGCCGGTCTCTCAGACAAGTTCAACTTCCCTTTGGAAGTTGTGGAGATCGAAAACATGGGACATAGCCCTCAAACACCTGAACATCAAAAAGCCATAGCAGACGCGATAAAACGCTTTATAGCACATTGTTCACAAGATAGAAGAAAGTGA
- a CDS encoding radical SAM protein, whose protein sequence is MYYNRVFRGEFARGCELCLLGAKSVIFITGLCPLSCFYCPVSKERFGKDVIYVNDIPVDKIEDIPKVVAEYSSEGAAITGGDPSVVAERVKIVADLLKREFGEDFHIHMYTHILNLDGKRVGIIASSRVDEVRIHITSVKQLQGREKYVKALVASGKTIGAEVPALPGFEQQIAEAVNALVPYISFVNINELDISESNLERLKAMGYKIEGHSVYGSLKAAERIAEMVKAPAHICTSRYKDTIQIGTRLFRHMMTIAKPNKYVQDDGTVIYDEDGYHPNSLNAKKIRIKLSVGVKTLEVL, encoded by the coding sequence GTGTATTACAACAGGGTGTTTCGTGGAGAATTTGCCAGAGGCTGCGAGCTCTGTTTACTAGGCGCTAAAAGTGTTATATTTATAACAGGTTTGTGCCCCCTTAGCTGTTTCTATTGTCCTGTTAGTAAGGAGAGGTTTGGAAAAGACGTAATATATGTCAACGACATCCCCGTGGATAAAATAGAGGATATACCAAAGGTGGTGGCTGAATACTCTTCAGAAGGCGCGGCGATAACTGGCGGAGATCCGTCAGTTGTTGCTGAACGTGTTAAGATAGTTGCAGACCTCTTAAAGAGGGAGTTTGGCGAGGATTTCCATATCCACATGTATACACACATACTAAATCTCGATGGAAAGAGAGTTGGAATTATAGCGTCAAGTAGAGTAGATGAGGTGCGGATACACATCACATCCGTTAAGCAACTTCAGGGCAGAGAAAAATATGTAAAGGCGTTGGTCGCATCTGGTAAAACTATTGGTGCGGAGGTGCCAGCGTTGCCGGGCTTTGAACAACAGATTGCTGAAGCTGTGAACGCCCTTGTGCCATACATAAGTTTTGTAAATATAAACGAGTTAGACATCTCTGAGTCTAACTTAGAAAGGCTAAAGGCTATGGGCTACAAAATCGAAGGCCATAGTGTATATGGTAGTTTAAAGGCGGCAGAGAGGATAGCGGAGATGGTGAAGGCGCCTGCACATATATGTACTAGTAGGTATAAAGACACGATACAGATTGGCACACGACTCTTTAGACACATGATGACTATAGCAAAGCCCAATAAATACGTCCAAGATGACGGCACTGTGATATACGACGAGGACGGGTACCACCCCAACAGCTTAAATGCAAAGAAGATAAGAATTAAACTAAGCGTTGGCGTAAAAACGTTAGAAGTCCTCTAG
- a CDS encoding transcription factor: protein MAEEEKTVERAHVEERGGRQVLVLRWNTGKTSAGRLFGRYGVGGRPDFFRLLFGAIAGSLKEKFGPQGDEIFNKIRDSSEFRKSSREIFDALKDWFFNELAPKYGLDKGDIFMIITEIELDITTGELKWHKDRTEFYYWVRSDRCHQVSVPKECQELAEENTKLKQEIEQLRRELMQIKERLASILK, encoded by the coding sequence ATGGCAGAAGAAGAGAAAACTGTAGAGCGCGCCCACGTAGAGGAACGCGGCGGTAGGCAAGTATTAGTTCTAAGATGGAATACCGGTAAGACGTCAGCAGGCCGTCTCTTCGGCAGATATGGCGTGGGGGGAAGGCCAGATTTCTTTAGGCTGTTATTTGGAGCCATTGCTGGCTCATTAAAGGAGAAGTTCGGCCCCCAGGGGGACGAGATATTTAATAAGATTAGAGACTCAAGCGAATTTAGGAAAAGTAGTAGGGAGATTTTTGACGCTTTGAAAGATTGGTTTTTCAACGAACTTGCGCCAAAGTATGGGTTAGACAAAGGCGATATTTTTATGATAATTACAGAAATAGAGTTAGATATAACGACGGGAGAGTTGAAATGGCATAAGGACAGAACAGAATTCTACTACTGGGTGAGAAGCGACAGATGCCACCAGGTATCGGTGCCAAAAGAGTGCCAAGAGCTGGCCGAAGAAAATACAAAACTAAAGCAAGAAATAGAGCAACTACGCAGAGAGCTAATGCAGATAAAAGAGAGATTGGCCAGTATATTAAAATAG
- a CDS encoding pyridoxal phosphate-dependent aminotransferase: MRGFSPRISALRESPTRKIDELRERLKRENRDVILLSTGQPSIPPPREVREVMRELLKIDSMELYGYTPSQGIYEVRQAISEDLKRLGGLDIPPEQIVLTAGGQAAMFSTLATLLEPGDEVVVTDPTYFGYRPLIEYFGATVKPVRTTLENGFQPEPEVLKSAIGRRTKAVILVSPDNPTGRVLREDIAKAIADLARDYDFWIITDEAYKTLIYEGHHVYIYKFAPEHTISINTFSKDPAIPGWRLGYVYGPPEVIPKIKLMNEEMVYCPPSFAQRLVSIYLRSEVRMKYIREVVEIYRHKRDIAVSALRRYVPEARFIVPSGSMFIFVDLSRYIYDGEEFAKKLLEKYGVAVVPGSYFSGIYRAAVRISFVTETPERIEEGIRRIGEAVTTGLEKP, translated from the coding sequence ATGAGGGGGTTTTCGCCTAGGATTTCCGCGTTAAGGGAGTCGCCAACTCGGAAGATCGACGAGTTACGTGAGAGACTAAAAAGAGAGAACCGAGACGTGATTCTGTTGTCTACAGGCCAGCCTAGTATTCCCCCTCCTCGAGAGGTGAGAGAAGTAATGAGAGAGCTTCTCAAAATAGATTCTATGGAACTCTATGGTTATACGCCTTCTCAAGGCATCTACGAGGTTAGGCAAGCGATTTCCGAGGATTTGAAGAGGCTAGGAGGGCTCGATATTCCTCCGGAGCAAATTGTGTTAACCGCGGGCGGTCAAGCCGCTATGTTTTCAACGCTTGCCACGCTGTTAGAGCCAGGGGATGAGGTCGTTGTGACAGATCCGACATACTTCGGCTACAGACCTCTTATTGAGTACTTCGGCGCCACCGTAAAACCGGTTAGGACAACTCTTGAAAACGGCTTTCAGCCGGAGCCTGAGGTGCTGAAGTCTGCAATTGGTAGGAGAACTAAGGCCGTTATCTTAGTCTCCCCAGATAATCCAACAGGCAGAGTTCTAAGAGAAGATATTGCAAAAGCTATTGCAGACTTGGCAAGAGACTACGATTTTTGGATTATTACAGACGAGGCTTATAAGACATTAATATATGAGGGGCATCATGTCTACATCTACAAATTCGCGCCTGAACATACAATTTCGATAAATACATTTTCTAAGGACCCGGCTATACCTGGATGGAGATTAGGCTATGTATACGGCCCCCCAGAGGTAATACCGAAAATAAAGCTAATGAATGAAGAAATGGTATATTGCCCCCCGTCTTTTGCACAGAGATTAGTGTCTATATATTTACGTTCTGAAGTCAGAATGAAGTATATCAGAGAAGTTGTTGAGATATACCGCCATAAAAGAGATATCGCTGTTTCGGCGTTGAGAAGATATGTGCCAGAGGCTAGATTTATTGTACCTTCGGGCTCTATGTTTATATTCGTCGACCTTTCTAGATATATCTACGATGGTGAAGAGTTTGCCAAAAAACTACTGGAGAAGTACGGCGTGGCAGTAGTGCCTGGGTCATATTTTAGTGGAATATATAGAGCCGCAGTGCGTATATCCTTTGTAACCGAAACTCCTGAGAGAATTGAGGAGGGCATTAGAAGAATAGGCGAGGCTGTGACCACCGGTTTAGAAAAACCATAG
- a CDS encoding 30S ribosomal protein S3ae: MSEKQKAVAAQERVTISKRDPWALKKWFSVYAPSYLGGVFLAEVPASEPQKLLLRTLEVSLFDITKDLSHLPIKLRFQIHKVDGLKAITRFKGLELTRDYIRSLVRKGTSKVSAIVEVKTKDGWVMRIAVLAITTHRIGSAQKSAMRKRMFDVLTRKASEMDIGQFLKEVLEGLLTADLFVAGKKIAPLRKVEIAKIKVLKYPPEEEQTTVKELTTETVAAS, encoded by the coding sequence ATGTCTGAGAAGCAGAAAGCTGTAGCCGCACAGGAGAGAGTTACAATTTCTAAACGAGATCCTTGGGCATTAAAGAAATGGTTCAGCGTATATGCGCCTTCGTATCTTGGTGGAGTATTTTTAGCAGAAGTACCAGCCTCAGAACCTCAGAAGCTGTTGTTAAGAACTCTTGAAGTTTCGCTTTTTGACATCACCAAGGACTTGTCGCATCTACCTATTAAATTGAGGTTTCAGATACATAAAGTCGATGGCTTAAAGGCCATTACTAGATTTAAAGGGTTAGAGCTTACAAGAGATTATATAAGATCTCTTGTAAGAAAAGGCACAAGTAAAGTATCAGCCATTGTAGAAGTAAAGACAAAAGATGGGTGGGTTATGAGAATTGCGGTATTGGCAATAACCACACATAGGATAGGCTCTGCCCAAAAGTCGGCAATGAGAAAGAGAATGTTTGATGTATTGACTAGGAAAGCCTCTGAAATGGACATAGGCCAATTCCTAAAGGAGGTGCTTGAAGGCTTACTTACGGCTGATCTCTTTGTGGCAGGAAAGAAAATTGCCCCGCTGAGAAAGGTTGAGATAGCTAAGATAAAGGTGTTAAAATACCCGCCAGAGGAGGAGCAAACCACGGTAAAAGAATTAACAACAGAAACAGTAGCCGCTTCTTAA
- a CDS encoding KH domain-containing protein, which produces MASDYLRGEILQPIEKKRIKAAREFVKLVDGRFGARVELDEKELYIKVKPGPDVTVDSVLKLREMIKAIALGFTPEQALELENDEYTLVVIDLKEYTDKPNHLRRIKGRIIGEEGRARRTIEYLAEVHMVVGDNYVAILGKMEDVEIARRAVEMLIEGKKHNTVYKFIQGAKGRGS; this is translated from the coding sequence GTGGCATCAGATTACTTAAGAGGAGAAATACTACAGCCGATTGAAAAAAAGAGGATAAAAGCGGCGAGAGAGTTTGTGAAACTTGTAGATGGCAGATTTGGAGCTAGGGTAGAATTAGACGAGAAAGAGCTCTATATCAAAGTAAAGCCAGGCCCCGATGTAACAGTGGATTCCGTGCTTAAACTAAGGGAGATGATTAAAGCCATAGCGCTTGGATTCACGCCAGAGCAAGCACTTGAGTTAGAGAACGATGAATATACACTCGTCGTAATAGATCTAAAAGAGTACACAGATAAACCAAATCACTTGAGACGTATTAAAGGCAGGATAATTGGTGAAGAAGGTCGCGCAAGGCGCACGATCGAGTATCTAGCAGAGGTACATATGGTAGTGGGAGACAACTACGTGGCTATCTTAGGCAAGATGGAGGATGTTGAAATAGCAAGACGTGCGGTAGAGATGTTAATCGAAGGTAAGAAACACAACACGGTGTATAAATTTATCCAGGGTGCAAAAGGCCGTGGTAGTTAA
- a CDS encoding serine protein kinase RIO, whose protein sequence is MRRFKTEKDSDYFKIVDDAINAYTWAAIVKLQERKVIDDVLGAIGQGKEAKIILAKRGESYAVLKVFYPILIRFVKSRYGYILGDPRFRRLKISDQLHLVETWCRKEFGNLSRAYSAGVKTPKPYGFYRNVMAMEFVGIDKTPAPLLADVGLENLEDPDHVFYEVVKNLEKTYIFAGLVHSDLSPFNILYDGKDPWIIDWGSAVRRGHPKELEYLRRDVERVLEFFETPLPPEDLFKRLVERGAWRGSIDIDEEGWLLIGGKRILD, encoded by the coding sequence GTGAGACGTTTTAAGACTGAGAAAGATAGCGATTATTTCAAAATTGTAGATGATGCCATAAATGCCTACACATGGGCTGCTATAGTTAAATTACAGGAGAGGAAAGTTATCGATGATGTGCTAGGCGCCATAGGTCAGGGAAAGGAAGCAAAGATAATACTAGCAAAAAGAGGAGAGTCATACGCTGTTTTAAAGGTGTTTTATCCTATCTTAATAAGATTTGTAAAGAGTAGATACGGCTATATCTTGGGAGATCCAAGATTTAGAAGACTAAAGATAAGCGACCAGTTGCACTTGGTAGAAACGTGGTGTAGGAAAGAGTTTGGAAATTTATCAAGGGCATATTCCGCTGGAGTTAAAACGCCAAAGCCGTACGGCTTCTATAGAAATGTTATGGCAATGGAATTTGTTGGCATTGATAAAACTCCCGCCCCTCTTTTAGCAGATGTGGGATTAGAAAATCTTGAAGATCCAGACCACGTATTCTACGAAGTTGTGAAAAATCTTGAGAAAACATATATATTTGCAGGACTTGTACACAGCGACTTAAGTCCATTTAATATATTATACGACGGGAAAGATCCGTGGATTATTGACTGGGGCTCTGCTGTCAGACGCGGACATCCAAAAGAACTCGAATACCTCAGACGCGACGTGGAGAGAGTCTTGGAGTTTTTTGAGACTCCACTTCCTCCAGAGGATCTCTTTAAGAGACTTGTAGAGAGGGGCGCTTGGCGAGGTTCTATTGATATAGATGAGGAGGGGTGGTTGTTAATAGGGGGAAAGAGAATCTTAGATTAA
- a CDS encoding indolepyruvate oxidoreductase subunit beta, protein METGIVIVGVGGQGVLTLARWLGEAAMAEGYDVRIAEVHGMSQRGGSVEVHVRIGREVYAPIVEEGGADFVIALEALEALRAYRYLKPNGILVVNKRIIQPPGKWYNLNDTLDAIRRSGIKTYIVPCYDIALELGSVLYENSVMLGFVSKLLGLSMPPSLDENNRKAFLRGMSLI, encoded by the coding sequence ATGGAAACAGGCATAGTTATTGTAGGAGTCGGTGGACAGGGAGTATTAACTTTGGCGAGATGGTTAGGCGAGGCGGCAATGGCAGAAGGCTACGACGTGAGAATTGCTGAAGTACACGGCATGAGTCAACGTGGCGGTTCTGTGGAAGTTCATGTGAGAATAGGCAGAGAGGTGTACGCCCCAATAGTTGAGGAGGGTGGCGCAGATTTTGTCATAGCGCTTGAGGCCCTCGAGGCGCTTAGGGCATATCGTTATCTTAAACCAAATGGCATACTAGTTGTCAATAAGAGAATAATTCAGCCGCCTGGGAAATGGTATAACTTAAATGACACATTAGACGCAATTAGGAGATCTGGCATAAAAACATACATCGTGCCTTGTTATGACATAGCTCTAGAGCTAGGCTCTGTCTTATATGAGAATTCCGTAATGTTAGGCTTTGTCTCTAAATTGCTTGGCCTCTCTATGCCGCCATCTTTAGATGAAAATAATAGAAAGGCATTTTTAAGAGGTATGTCCTTAATCTAA
- a CDS encoding indolepyruvate ferredoxin oxidoreductase subunit alpha: MRLLLLGNEALAYGSLAAGVAVATAYPGTPSTEVLETLEEFKDRFVYWAANEKTAFELSYGAALAGARALVAMKHVGLNVASDPLHSAAYTGVEGGFLIITADDPWMYSSQNEQDTRWYGLQAYIPVLEPSNPVEAYKMAKDGFALSEKLKHPVMLRSVTRVSHVRAPVEIEHPAPPKWGRFTKDVKRFCLVPTNARERKKALLEKWEKIQDIASEYIQTEGSGDVFIVTSGVAYNYVKEAVRRLNIKAVIVKLGIVVPTPRKVADIVDKSAVVVEEGDPVLELQLRSLGISTRGKLNGYFPKFGELDINKVAMGIAKAVGVPYNPPQPPRPPLEPPPRPPVLCPGCPHMATFYILKVATAGLNPVWSGDIGCYSLGINMGQQDVITHMGSSVGLGSGITVAGRHFVVATIGDSTFYHAALPQLIDVVGKSIPILIVVMDNSYTAMTGGQPSPSRFLPAEKITEALGLPTFVIDPVDVKRSIEIVKKAVEIVKNGKPAVVISRRPCVLMAIRKARRLGVQIPKYQVDLEKCKSCGLCYNLLKCSAISKRPDGKAYVDPALCVGCGVCAEVCPFNAFKLEGRKEIWLEIWKQA; the protein is encoded by the coding sequence ATGAGACTTCTCCTCCTCGGCAACGAGGCTCTCGCATATGGCTCTTTAGCTGCCGGCGTCGCCGTCGCCACAGCCTATCCAGGAACCCCCTCGACTGAGGTATTAGAAACGCTGGAAGAGTTTAAAGACAGATTTGTATATTGGGCGGCAAACGAAAAAACGGCATTTGAGCTGTCCTACGGTGCAGCGCTTGCAGGCGCAAGGGCTCTAGTTGCCATGAAACACGTAGGTCTCAACGTTGCGTCAGATCCTCTTCACAGCGCCGCTTATACAGGAGTGGAGGGCGGCTTCCTCATAATTACCGCTGACGATCCCTGGATGTACTCTTCTCAAAATGAACAGGATACCAGGTGGTATGGTTTACAAGCGTATATACCTGTGCTAGAGCCATCAAATCCTGTAGAGGCTTATAAAATGGCAAAAGATGGTTTTGCCCTTAGCGAAAAGTTAAAGCATCCAGTTATGTTAAGAAGTGTTACTAGAGTTAGCCATGTAAGAGCGCCTGTAGAGATAGAACATCCAGCTCCGCCAAAATGGGGCAGATTTACAAAAGATGTAAAGAGGTTCTGTCTTGTACCTACAAACGCCAGAGAGAGAAAAAAGGCGTTATTAGAAAAGTGGGAGAAAATACAAGATATTGCAAGTGAGTATATACAAACGGAGGGTTCTGGCGATGTATTTATTGTCACATCTGGCGTTGCGTATAATTACGTCAAAGAAGCTGTAAGACGCTTAAACATCAAGGCGGTAATTGTGAAACTAGGGATTGTCGTACCCACGCCCAGGAAAGTAGCCGACATAGTTGACAAATCCGCTGTTGTAGTCGAAGAGGGAGATCCCGTGTTGGAACTCCAGCTGAGAAGTCTAGGCATATCCACAAGAGGGAAGCTAAACGGATATTTCCCTAAATTTGGGGAACTTGATATAAATAAGGTCGCGATGGGAATCGCAAAGGCAGTGGGAGTACCATATAACCCACCTCAACCTCCGAGACCCCCTCTTGAGCCCCCTCCAAGACCGCCTGTTTTATGTCCCGGTTGTCCACATATGGCTACCTTTTATATACTTAAGGTTGCGACTGCTGGATTAAATCCGGTGTGGTCTGGAGATATTGGCTGTTATTCTCTTGGCATTAACATGGGCCAACAGGATGTAATAACGCATATGGGTTCTTCGGTGGGGCTGGGCTCTGGGATTACGGTTGCGGGGCGACACTTTGTGGTAGCTACAATAGGCGACTCCACTTTTTACCACGCCGCGTTACCCCAACTAATTGATGTGGTGGGGAAGTCGATACCTATTCTCATTGTAGTTATGGATAACTCCTATACGGCTATGACAGGAGGCCAGCCTAGTCCCAGTAGATTTTTACCGGCTGAAAAGATAACAGAGGCGCTGGGTTTGCCTACTTTTGTCATAGACCCCGTTGACGTTAAGAGATCTATAGAGATTGTTAAAAAGGCTGTGGAGATTGTAAAAAACGGCAAGCCCGCTGTTGTCATCTCTAGGAGGCCTTGCGTATTAATGGCCATTCGTAAGGCTAGAAGGTTGGGAGTTCAGATACCTAAGTATCAAGTTGACTTAGAGAAATGTAAATCATGTGGTTTATGCTATAATTTATTAAAATGTAGCGCTATTTCGAAAAGACCGGACGGGAAAGCGTATGTCGACCCTGCGTTATGTGTAGGTTGTGGTGTATGTGCGGAAGTATGTCCGTTTAACGCCTTTAAACTTGAAGGCAGAAAAGAAATTTGGCTAGAGATATGGAAACAGGCATAG
- a CDS encoding DNA-directed RNA polymerase, translated as MRFCPRDGTLMIPQKKDGITVLKCPKCGYEVKLTEKTKEAYRQRSEVSEERKRGVMVAEERKIEYDQEEVEELRRQLLENLQEAERESD; from the coding sequence ATGCGGTTTTGTCCTAGAGACGGAACTTTGATGATCCCGCAGAAAAAAGACGGCATCACGGTACTGAAATGTCCAAAATGCGGCTATGAGGTAAAACTTACAGAAAAAACAAAAGAGGCTTATAGGCAACGGTCAGAAGTGTCGGAAGAGAGAAAGAGAGGAGTTATGGTCGCCGAAGAGAGAAAAATTGAGTACGACCAGGAGGAGGTAGAGGAGTTAAGAAGACAACTACTCGAAAATCTACAAGAAGCCGAGAGAGAGAGCGATTAA
- a CDS encoding bifunctional nuclease family protein, whose product MVRYLKAELISVIETVDSYGQLVGIMLIGADEWGDRAVPIIIGSAETLSIKKGLGEVDFPRPLSHDLFVDILEALGVVIEKVTIDALVSNTYTATVYIRDKEGKTHTFDARPSDAVALAVRVGAPIYISENLEKYAEDLRKYIRPPSGKITEE is encoded by the coding sequence ATGGTTAGATATCTCAAGGCGGAGCTTATCAGCGTTATAGAGACTGTTGATTCCTATGGACAGCTTGTGGGCATAATGCTAATAGGGGCTGATGAGTGGGGTGATAGAGCGGTTCCTATTATTATAGGATCTGCCGAGACTTTATCTATAAAAAAAGGGCTTGGAGAGGTTGACTTCCCCCGCCCCCTAAGCCATGATCTATTCGTTGATATCCTAGAAGCTCTGGGCGTGGTTATTGAGAAAGTTACTATTGACGCGCTGGTGTCTAATACATACACAGCTACTGTATACATACGCGACAAAGAGGGAAAAACGCATACTTTTGACGCAAGGCCCAGCGACGCTGTGGCACTTGCTGTAAGAGTAGGTGCGCCTATTTATATTTCTGAAAACTTAGAGAAATATGCCGAAGATTTAAGAAAATATATACGGCCTCCAAGCGGCAAGATTACCGAGGAATAG
- a CDS encoding KEOPS complex subunit Pcc1 encodes MKKLISRIETPLDCIFKDALSPDDIELPEDMEIHYVCTNDRLHILIYYTVENPEDILTLKNTIDDIVRALQLIEKSIPR; translated from the coding sequence ATGAAGAAGTTAATAAGTAGAATAGAGACGCCACTAGATTGTATCTTTAAAGACGCGCTAAGTCCAGATGATATAGAACTTCCAGAAGATATGGAAATACATTACGTTTGTACAAACGACCGGCTCCATATACTCATTTACTATACCGTTGAGAATCCCGAAGATATTTTAACTCTAAAGAACACGATAGACGACATAGTTAGGGCTCTTCAACTTATCGAAAAGTCTATTCCTCGGTAA
- a CDS encoding 30S ribosomal protein S15, with translation MPHRSRHKKGRSRSVRPAHPTVPTWIQYTPDEVEQLVVELARRGFPPSQIGIILRDQYGIPLVKPITGKKLTKILEEHGIRQEIPEDLLNLIKRALRIRKHLEEHPKDMASRRGLQLVESKIHRLIKYYKRVGKLPKEFVYNPEALSHLAT, from the coding sequence GTGCCACATAGATCTCGTCACAAAAAGGGGCGTTCGAGATCTGTAAGACCCGCCCATCCAACAGTGCCTACTTGGATACAATATACACCAGACGAAGTTGAGCAATTAGTTGTGGAGTTAGCACGTCGCGGCTTTCCCCCTTCGCAAATTGGAATAATCCTAAGGGATCAATATGGCATCCCTCTTGTAAAGCCTATAACTGGCAAAAAACTTACAAAAATTCTAGAAGAGCACGGTATAAGACAAGAGATTCCGGAAGATTTGTTAAATTTAATAAAGAGAGCCTTGAGAATTAGAAAACATTTAGAGGAGCACCCCAAAGATATGGCGTCTCGAAGGGGGTTGCAACTTGTAGAGTCTAAAATACATAGATTGATAAAGTATTACAAGAGAGTTGGTAAGTTACCAAAGGAATTTGTCTATAACCCTGAGGCTTTGTCTCATCTGGCGACCTAG
- a CDS encoding deoxyhypusine synthase — protein sequence MREIIELYRKVGGFQALHVVEAYDILKEAIKEADLRFLSFTGNLVATGLREIIAETLRKGFFNVVITTAGALDHDIAKAMGAVYSPASFDLDDVELANRGLHRLGNVVIKREEYGPFVERFVLKLCEKLGGRSLGTYEIAEEFGREMPEDSILGSAARAGVRIFVPGLVDGAVGTALLTCNELARARRGGLRLHIDVLKDEEMLRELVYNSKKLAALIVGGGISKHHVIWWAQFKGGLDYVVYISTAVEYDGSLSGARPKEAISWGKVKPTAKSVYIFAEATLVLPILLKAL from the coding sequence ATGAGGGAGATTATAGAGCTATATAGAAAAGTTGGCGGATTTCAAGCTCTCCACGTTGTAGAGGCCTATGATATACTAAAAGAGGCTATTAAAGAGGCAGATTTACGCTTTCTCTCTTTTACAGGCAACTTAGTAGCCACAGGTTTACGGGAAATTATCGCCGAGACATTGAGAAAAGGGTTTTTTAACGTAGTAATAACCACAGCTGGGGCGCTTGACCACGATATAGCAAAAGCCATGGGGGCTGTGTACTCTCCAGCTTCTTTTGACCTCGACGATGTAGAGTTGGCAAACAGAGGATTGCACAGGCTTGGTAATGTTGTAATCAAGAGAGAGGAGTACGGCCCCTTTGTAGAGAGGTTTGTACTTAAGCTCTGTGAAAAGCTAGGCGGTAGATCTCTTGGCACGTATGAAATAGCCGAGGAATTTGGGAGAGAAATGCCTGAAGACTCAATATTGGGATCTGCGGCTAGAGCTGGCGTAAGGATATTTGTGCCAGGACTTGTAGATGGCGCAGTTGGCACTGCGTTGTTAACATGTAACGAGCTGGCAAGAGCCAGAAGGGGGGGACTTAGGTTACACATAGACGTTTTAAAAGATGAGGAAATGTTGAGAGAATTGGTGTACAACAGTAAGAAATTGGCTGCCTTAATCGTAGGCGGCGGCATTAGTAAGCATCACGTAATTTGGTGGGCCCAGTTTAAGGGAGGATTAGACTATGTCGTATATATCTCAACTGCCGTAGAATACGACGGCTCACTTAGTGGCGCTAGACCGAAAGAAGCTATAAGTTGGGGGAAAGTTAAACCGACGGCAAAATCCGTGTATATATTCGCAGAGGCAACATTAGTGCTACCGATATTACTTAAGGCTTTGTGA